Genomic DNA from Brassica rapa cultivar Chiifu-401-42 chromosome A04, CAAS_Brap_v3.01, whole genome shotgun sequence:
AGAATCCGGCGATAATGATAAAGAGAAGACTGCCGGTTAAGATTACTGTGATGGGCATGGTGATTGTAGGGAAGACATCAGGATCTggtattgttgttgttgttgaagccATTTGAGGATTGGTACGGCCGGATATGAAAACACTCCGGCTGTAACTAGTTTTGTTTAATTGATTGGGAATGAAGAAAGGTTTTGTTCTGAGAATTGCTTGTGGTGAAAGAAACTGTTGTAATAACTAACAAGTGAGTAGAGAGAAGTGAGGAGAAGGAAGTGGCtatgttaaatatatatcaGTGGCTTTGCTTAGCAATTTGAGCGAGTCTTATGTGACAGTTTAAAACCAAAAGTTAGTGTCttaataaatatgtttaaatgttaaaaataggACAAGAATATTTTcaagtttgttgttgttgttgcttatgttattttttttgataCATGTCATGTATCTTGTGGATTCCTTAGCTTTTTTTGTTTGCATTAGATTGTTCTTGTTAATGTCCAGGtccatctttttctttttactttccTATTTGCTTTGATAAGTTTGATTTTATATCAATGAGGCTTTGTTATTTGCTTACTTTAAGTGTATCAAGATATTTCAAACAATCTTTGGTTAGTAGCTTTGTCAGTAACTTAGACACATTGTAAGTTGTTATATATTCACTAAAAAGGTAAAAACATTGTCAGCAACATAGACACATATTAACTGAAAATATCTCAGACTTTACAAAATTCAATACAAACCATAAGTTGAATACGTCTTTCTGAGCATGTGAATAACAAATGCCATTGGTACTAGCCTGAAACTAACTTCACAAGGAATCTTTTAGAAGTTAGTCAAAACAAATGTCAGTGTCATTTGCATCAAATTGATGGGATATCCTAAATAAATTAATCACAAATTATGCTTAGATATCTCTAAGAAAGCGAATCCTATGACAAAAGTAGACACTATTTGCAGACTTAGGGTTTAAGACTATTAATCCCACTTTagaaaaacaacaaataataaGAGGTAACTGCGCCACCAAgatatataaaaagtaaaaatgtaaTCAACTGAATGAGCCAGTGATGTATTGGCACGTATGCAGGGAGAGCGTCACGGACCACGGTGTTGATGGTGGGCTAAAGTGGGACAGTGGTCACTATGACAGACCCCGTGGCATcacttatttttctttttgtcactAAATGACCTTCTCTTTTAATCTGATCAATTTATCAAGTGGACCCTTATATAATTGGCATTAAGTTATGGCTTCGACACCTGCACTTTTTTTGGGTTTTAGTTCATCaataatttgattgattttggaTATTACATTGAAACCGATGATTGTAAGTTTTAACTACACAACTAAAAATTTCTGGACTGAACGATCTCTCTTTTATACTTCTTATTTCATGGAATTAATTGATATAACTAGAAATTTATATCATATGCTATAACACTTTTCAGTGAAAAGTAAATGAATTAAGAGTGAATTAAACTATTGTTGTGCAGAGGAGACTGGTGGTGGCTCTAACTCCGAGTAGTAATAAAAAAACTCAGCACGAGGCTGTGTAACGGTCCAAAAATCCAGCTGGATAACATAACTACTCCTAGGCGCACTCTAACCCACTCTAGTTCACTCAACTCTAACCTACGCCTCAGCGCAATCTAGCACGACGTTTACTCCAAACAACCGGCGATGCgatttcgattttttttaaatatcaattAGTTATAACAGAAACGCGAATCGCGATTTTTTGAGTTTCAATGAACAAAAACCACAAGAAAACTGTAGAAGACGATGAAAAAAGCTAGAAGTCAGCAGTTTTCCGGTGAGAGGTTCGGCGGCGGGGAAGCGATTCCGTCTCTCTCAACTTCCTTATGCTACTCCGGATAGCCACCGAAGCGTCGGTACCGATCATCAACCCAGAGATTTCGCCATCCTCGTCGGATTCTAATCGAGGAAAACAACAATCAATCAGAAATCGAAACTCAAGTGAATCGAATAATCTGCATTGTATACCTAGACGCTTCGATGAACGCATGAATCCGTTAAACTGAGCCAAATCTGAGAAAACAATTTCAAAACCCGATCAGAAAATTGATGAAGATTCGTTCGGGATTTGGATCGGAGTAAGGGAACCTGATTGCGAGGGAGCGTGAGAAGAGAGGTAGAGGATGACGAAGCAGATTAGAGTGAGGACGGGGATGAAGTGGACGAGGTTCTCGCGTTTCTGATGAGGCGACGATAACCGTCTGAGCTTAACGTCCTTGAGGTCGTGATCGTCGTAATCTGCGGCGGACGATGACGACGAAGAAGGGGGAGGAGGAGAGGAGAGTGATTCTTTCCGCTTGGAGTCATTGATATCGTAGCTTTGGAGCTTCGAAGCTGATGCGTCTATGGATAGCCTCTGCATCGCCGacggagagagaaagagaactTGGCAGAGGTTATTGGTGATGGAGTGAGTAATacgaataaataaatatgcatAATAACTATCGTATTAAATTGGATATAAATTACTGAGATTATATTTCTTTCTAAATTCTAATTTTGTTCTAAAAaagagtatttattttttaaattctaattTGTCGTATCGGCTCCTCATTTACTTTtaaattctaataaattttttaaaaagatatatgaCCAATGGtgtgtaaatattttaatatttaaaaattaataacttaaaCCGGTATCTTGGGTATGAGCTATTTATCCAACCAACTCATTTAATTTATTGTGATGCATATTAAACGGAAAATCTTAATTATCTGTTATCAGAATATTTTGGATGATTCAAACAGAACCGGGTAGGGAATCGAGTGATCCGACCCCAAAATGGTAGAACAACAAGCATTTTTAAGGTTACAAAAGTCCAGCCCAGCCTAGTCCAGCCCAGACCACTTATTAGACTAGTGTTGATATATAATTAGTTGAAAGTGTTCTCTTCGTTGGGAAAAAATTTGATGATGCTAATGATAGTTTGAATCCAATAATGAGTTGTGTATCTTGAGATTTCCACTCTCAACTGATAGGATTCGTTTCCTAACTTGTTTTTTCCTGCATAAAGATTTTTTAGGGATATAAAAGTCCAGTCTAGTCCAGCCCAGACCACTTATTAAACTAGTGTTGATATATAACTAGTTGAAAGTGTTCTCTTCGTTGagaaaaaaattgatgatgCTAATGATAGTTTGAATCCAATAATGAGTTGTGTATCTTGAGATTTCCACTCTCAACTGATAGGATTCGTTTCCTAGCTTGTTTTTTCCTGCATAAAGATTTTTTTAGGGATATAAAAGTCCAGCCTAGCCCAGTCCATACCACTTATTAAATTAGTGTAGGTATATAATAATTGAAAGTGTTCTTTTTGCTGGGAAAAGATTTGATGTTGCTAATGATAGTGTGAATCTAATAATGAGTTGTGTATCTTGAGATTTCCACTCTCAATTGATAGGATTCGTTTCCTAATTTGCTTTTTTCTGCATAAAGATTTTTTAGGGTTACAAAAATCCAGTCCAGTCCAGCTCAGACCACTTATTAGACTAGCGTCGGTATATAACTAGTTGAAAGTGTTCTCTTTGCTAGGAAAATATTTGATGATACTAATGATAGTTTGAATCCAATAATGAATTGTGTATTTTGAGATTTTCACTCTCAACTGATAGGATTCCTTTCCTAACTTGCTCTCTCTTGCATTTTTTTTACACAGGAGGACTCATCAAATCTTTTATATGGCACTTAGAGTCCACAAGAACATACAACTGAGAGTCATGGATGTTGGTCGAAACCTAGGAAACTTGATTGGCCGATTGCTTGACCGGATGAAGCAATCAGCTCAGGTTCTACTACCAAAAAATGCAAAGCCAAGCATAGGCAAGACCAAGAAACTTAGTTCAACATATCATTAGTTTAAAAAAGATAAACAAACACTTATAATCCTACAGTTAACtaatatatacttaaaatttaGATTTGAAAGGTAGAGGTTTTGGAAGGTGGGATTTAAGatcttaataaatatataaataaataattaaaaaatttaaataaaattttaaaatagtttcaaaaagaaatctaaaatttcaaaataaaaatttgaaattaaaaattcggaatattatttataaaaaaaaatcaatttgaaaacatataatttaaatactttttttttattatttatttaaataattatatatatatatatatctataaatcaCTTTTTGTAtctttaataagaaaaatatttatgaaaatatcaaTTTAGTAAACGTAAACATGAATAAATAGTGATGGTAAAAGCGAAATTTCCATTTTATTCTTtctttgtaaaatataaataatgggAAAGAACCTCAAATGTAAGTTCCTGGGCCTACAATTGGACACAAACGTTTGGGCCAAGGCCCATAATAACGATCggtcttcctctctctctcttatccgCGTAGTAGTTTTGAAATCACACCATCAATGGCTGCTTTATCTTCTTCAGCTACAATCTTCTACTCTCCTTCCCTAACCCCTTTCACCGCCGGTCAACGGTCCCTCTCTTCTCCCACTCGGATTCGTTCCTCGCCTCGTATTCTCAGAGGATTTCATAGCCTTCGAAACCGTGAATTCCACCGATTCTCTCAAAATGTTACCGCCGGCGGCAGGTTCAATAGCTTCTCGTGTAACTGCTTATCCGCCGTATCCACCACCACTCTCGATTACGAGGTGATCTTCGTCGATTGAATTCTGATATGATTACTGTTGATGATGGTTGTTTAGTAATAGTGCTTATGTTCACTATTAGATATAGTACTTCTGGTTTATTATGGTTAACTAAATAACCACTCTGGTTTAGCTTCCCTTTACTTAACCGATATAACAAACTTTGGTTAATCAATCAATTCATTTCACTTTATTCAGTATTCACCATGATACTGAATCAATTATGTTTTTGGGAGTATAATGCAGTTCACAGATGGTGGCAAAGAGGTGGAGTTGAGACTGAGGTTGAAGACAGGGGAGACGCTTTCTCCAAAGGATATATCTGTGGACGCAGATGGAACATCTTTAGCTGTTAAAGAGAAGCGTAACGGCTTGCTCGTTACGCTTCTCGAGACTAACCAGCTATTTGAAAAAATCATGCCCTCCGAAACCATATGGTAAGTAAGATTTTGTATTTTGaggtgtttttctttttttaagagctgaagttttgatttttttggatCAGAGCAGGTACATAGATGAAGATCAGTTGGTTGTGAACATGAAGAAGGTGGATGGGGAGTTGAAGTGGCCTGATGTTGTTGAGTCTTGGGAGTCTTTGACTGCTGGGATGATGCAGCTTCTTAAAGGGGCGTCGATCTATGTGGTTGGAGATTCTACTGAGATTAACCAGAAAGTGTGTAGGGAGCTAGCGGTTGGTCTTGGGTATGAAATATGAATCAAGAGCTTGAATAGTGTTGTGACAACTGTTTATAGAGTCTTATACGGTTGATGTGAGGTGCAGGTATAGTCCTCTAGACTCAATGGAGTTGCTGGAGAGCTTTTCCAAGCAAACAATTGATTCTTGTGAGTCTCTGCTTTTAGAACATGATCATCTTGCCGGAAAATCTTTAACTCACttctttgtgtttttattttagggATTCTTGCTGAAGGGGAGGATTCTGTAGCTGAAGCAGAGAGTTCTGTTTTAGAAAGCTTGAGCAGCCATGTCCGTACTGTTGTCTCAACTTTGGGAGGTAAGCATGGAGCTGCGGGGAGAGCTGATAAGTGGAGACATCTTTACTCTGGATTTACTGTATGGGTATCACAAACTGAAGCTACAGGTCAATTCTCTCTGCATGTGACCCTTAACAACAATAGAAAACAGAATGATCATTTGCTTACACATCAAAGATTGTTTCTGAATGTAGATGAAGAATCAGCAAAAGAAGAAGCGAGGCGAAACAAGCAAGAGAGGGAGATTGGGTATTCAAACGCAGACGTGGTGGTGAAGCTCCAAGGTTGGGATCCGACGCATGCCAAGAGCGTGGCTCAGGCCTCGTTGAGTGCACTCAAGCAACTGATCATCTCAGACAAGGGACTTCCAGGTAAAGAAAGAAACCCAACTGTAACTTTTTGTGATTATATgataaacaaaaatgtttactGGATGGTTTTGCTTTTGAAGGTAAGAAGAGTCTGTACATAAGGCTAGGTTGCCGTGGAGATTGGCCCAATATAAAACCTCCGGGATGGGATCCGTCGTCTGACACCGGAGCTCATCCAAGCTTCTCATAAAGTATTCTTAAAACAATGCTCTTTTGTTCTCTCTTCTATAAAACCCAGCAACAAGCGTTGTAAAGAGATCATTTGCGTAGAAGAAGTATATTTGATGATTTAAGTTTTGACCATTTGAGTAAAAAGCCAGGTCTAATGAACAACAAAGAACATAAGCTGTTGATCAATAAAGAAAAATGTCAAATTGAGGAAATATCAGAACAATGGAGATTCTTTTGACAGAGAAAACTAAACGGAAACAAGTTCCTTTTGtcttaaaatcttattataAAGTCAGACAAGCACAAAGAAGTCGACACATTTTTTCTATCCCAATCTTTAACAGCCACCTGTGATCGGTTCCATTTTCACAGCAGTGTGTGGCAAGCGTTGTAGAGCTGTAATGGTGGTTTTCAGAAGATGATCATCTCCAACAATCATCCGCAGCTTCCTCGAGAATCCCTCTCGAGATATCTTCTTCTCCTGCCAAGAGCACACAGATTCggttaaaaaaacaattacataTGGGTAAAAACAAAAGCAAGGACTCGAAATAGTTTTGCTACATACCCTAAGTTGTTGGTAATAAGCAGTGATCAAGTCCATGTCTTTCTGAGCAATTTTGCTTGAGATTGCCTTGAAGAGCAGAGGGTAAGGCATCAAATTCGAGCTGGGCCTCCTAGTTCTGGAACCGGCACTGTTGGAGAGAGAACCTTTGGCTCCTTCCAAGGTGAGCCCTGAACTCTCATGCTTACTCTGACCAGCAGAAAGTAAATTCCCTGCAAAGACAGTATATGTAATCTAGTTTTGACTActgcataaaacaaaaaaatgtaatgGGCGAAATACTCATATGCATTTTAGCCATAACCATCTCACTGGACCGTGGACCCCGGGGACGATGAAATATCCTACTACCACCCCCAGAGGTCACAAAATGACACGGTTCAGAATAGCTGATCTTGCTGCAAGATCTATATGCTGTCTCCCATTCAATGCGTCAtcagtagatttttttttttaatggaagTGATTATGTGAAGGAGAAATCACCTTCAGCATTGGGGATAGACAACAGCTTGAAGCTAACTACAAATTCTGGATAAACATGAGTGTTCATATTCATGTTCCAGACAACATAATGCTTCGGACTCGAGATATTATCAACTCCATTATCATACCCTTCTCCACCA
This window encodes:
- the LOC103865454 gene encoding probable inactive shikimate kinase like 2, chloroplastic, with the protein product MAALSSSATIFYSPSLTPFTAGQRSLSSPTRIRSSPRILRGFHSLRNREFHRFSQNVTAGGRFNSFSCNCLSAVSTTTLDYEFTDGGKEVELRLRLKTGETLSPKDISVDADGTSLAVKEKRNGLLVTLLETNQLFEKIMPSETIWYIDEDQLVVNMKKVDGELKWPDVVESWESLTAGMMQLLKGASIYVVGDSTEINQKVCRELAVGLGYSPLDSMELLESFSKQTIDSWILAEGEDSVAEAESSVLESLSSHVRTVVSTLGGKHGAAGRADKWRHLYSGFTVWVSQTEATDEESAKEEARRNKQEREIGYSNADVVVKLQGWDPTHAKSVAQASLSALKQLIISDKGLPGKKSLYIRLGCRGDWPNIKPPGWDPSSDTGAHPSFS
- the LOC103865453 gene encoding uncharacterized protein LOC103865453, which produces MQRLSIDASASKLQSYDINDSKRKESLSSPPPPSSSSSSAADYDDHDLKDVKLRRLSSPHQKRENLVHFIPVLTLICFVILYLSSHAPSQSDLAQFNGFMRSSKRLESDEDGEISGLMIGTDASVAIRSSIRKLRETESLPRRRTSHRKTADF